CGACTTGTATACCTGCAAGCATTAGAATAAACGGAATAGCAAAACCATTAGGAATGGCATCACTTCCAATTGATACAAATGCCATGGACGTCATAAAAATCATTAAAACAAAAGCAATAAGCTGTGTACGGCTTTCCCTTTTTAATTTACGTTCAGTGCTTTTAGTAGGCCCACCTTGTAAAGGGGCGCTGGGATCACTATGTGAACTCATTCGATCACCCTCCTATTCCTAATAAATAGACAACCGTAAAGATGA
The genomic region above belongs to Bacillus sp. A301a_S52 and contains:
- a CDS encoding cytochrome C oxidase subunit IV family protein; its protein translation is MSSHSDPSAPLQGGPTKSTERKLKRESRTQLIAFVLMIFMTSMAFVSIGSDAIPNGFAIPFILMLAGIQVVLQLYFFMHMNEKGTAWINIMIWSGMFVAALTVGALMFLLGIVKY